A segment of the Etheostoma cragini isolate CJK2018 unplaced genomic scaffold, CSU_Ecrag_1.0 ScbMSFa_924, whole genome shotgun sequence genome:
TGAGAGAACAGACTAGGTCCTGCTCTAGTTGACTGGGTCCTGGTCTAGATGACCGGGTCCTGGTCTAGTTGTGAGAGAGTTCTGACCCAGAGAGACTCCGTCGGGGAACTCGTCCTTCAGGTCGAAGACTTCTCCGAACGCCCGCAGGAACTCCAGGACCATCAGAGCTTCACCAAACAGCTCGGCCTGGAGACGGGTCTGCACTGGGACCGGACTGGGCAGGTCCTGGTTCAGGGGGGGACAGCATTACACATCCATCTGCTGTCACATCATCAGGAGACGTCATGCTTCTCCCTCATTTCTATAATGTTACAATGTCAGATGTTCATCTCTTAACTTTCTAAGTCCCAGAGTCCAGTAGGACCTGAGTCCAGTAGGACCTGAGTCCAGTAGGACCAgcgtctggtaggaccgggctagtggaccagagtccaGTAGGACCTGAGTCCAGTAGGACCTGAGTCCAGTAGGACCAGGCTTGCATCGGGTTGCTTTTCTACTACAGTTGATTTGAACTACATGTCAGGTGTCTGTTCTGTGGTGCGTTCACTGACCTTCAGGTCTTCACACTCCATGTCTTCTCTGGGTTTGCTCCACAGCTTCAGTCGCTCGGCgtatttcttcttctcctccttcagctTCTCTCGTTCCTGTAGAAAAATTGTCGTCATAAAACCATCCAAAGTTTTTAATATCCAGCTaatacatagtctgtccaccagaggacgctctacaatgtccccgTTAGTGATAtactgtccaccagaggacgctctacaacgtccctgttgacCCTctgattatgttttttgtggtttttctacattttattgatcagaactttaatatgcagtgaggaaaataagtatttaacaagttctcccacttagaaatcatggaaggtctgatgtcctcgtaggtgcatgtccactgtgagagacataatctaaaaaaaacaaaaaaaaggtccactgttggagcaatcattagaaaatgtaagaagctaaacatgactgtcagtctccctcggactggggctccatgcaggatctcacctcgtggggtctcaatgatcctaagaaaggtgagaaaccagACCAGAACTAAACCtggaggagctggtccaggacctgaaaagagctgggaccaccgtttccaaggttactgctggtaatacactaagacgtcatggtttaaAATCCTGCATggcccggaaggttcccctgcttaaaccagaccaggtccaggcccgtcttaagtctgccaa
Coding sequences within it:
- the LOC117941540 gene encoding bromodomain adjacent to zinc finger domain protein 1A-like, which encodes ASPSLLREKLLQQRDNVEQTRLKKVKKEMEEMQEAKRREREDRDRLKEEHRRRFEQEKERRREDKERRKLEKDREREKLKEEKKKYAERLKLWSKPREDMECEDLKDLPSPVPVQTRLQAELFGEALMVLEFLRAFGEVFDLKDEFPDGVSLGQNSLTTRPGPGHLDQDPVN